GCGGTGGTGGACGGGTTAGCGATGCTCATTGGCTCACACTGCGAAATCGTTCTGCACTCCCTGCAAGACCTGAAATGTTCCGCTATCCGCATTGCGAACGGCGAACACACAGGACGTAAAATTGGCTCGCCGATTACCGACCTTGCCCTGCGCATGCTGCACGATATGACCGGTGCCGACAGTAGCGTCTCCAAATGCTACTTCACACGCGCGAAAAGCGGCGTGCTGATGAAGTCAGTGACTATCGCTATCCGTAACCGCGATCACCGGGTGATTGGCCTGCTGTGCATCAACATGAACCTTGATGTGCCGTTCTCGCAAATCATGAACACCTTTATCCCGCCGGAAACTCCGGATGTTGGCTCGTCCGTCAACTTTGCCTCTTCGGTAGAAGATTTGGTGATGCAAACTCTGGAGTTCACCATCGAAGAGGTTAATGCCGATCGCAACGTTTCCAATAATGCCAAGAATCGCCAGATTGTGCTGAACCTTTATGAGAAGGGTATCTTCGACATTAAAGATGCGATTAACCAGGTAGCCGATCGACTGAATATCTCGAAACATACCGTTTATCTTTACATCCGCCAGTTCAAAAGCGGTGATTTTTCCGGACAGGATCGTTAATGCGTTTTGCCCTGATGGTCACCGGCCCGGCGTACGGCACTCAGCAAGCCAGTAGCGCTTATCAATTTGCGCTGGCGTTGCTGGAAGCCGGACATACGCTGAGCAGCGTCTTCTTCTATCGTGAAGGGGTAAATAACGCAAATGCGCTTACGGCGCCCGCCAGCGATGAGTTTGATCTTGTACGCGCCTGGCAGCGTTTGCATGATGAACAGCAGGTCGAATTGCATATCTGTGTCGCCGCCGCACTGCGCCGTGGCGTGGTTGATGACAATGAAGCTGAGCGATTAGCGCTGCCTGCCGCAAATTTACAGGCAGGTTTTTCACTCACCGGGTTGGGCGCGCTGGCGGAAGCTGCGCTCTCTTGCGATCGGGTGGTGCAGTTTTGATGAAGCGTATTGCATTTGTCTTTACTTCCGCGCCGCACGGTTCATCCTCCGGGCGTGAAGGGTTGGATGCCTTACTCGCGACCTCGGCATTCACCGACGGGATTGGCGTGTTTTTTATCGGCGACGGCGTGTTTCAGCTATTAGCCGGGCAGCAGCCGGATGCGATTCTGGCGCGTGATTACATCGCCACCTTTAAAGTCC
The Kosakonia oryzae genome window above contains:
- a CDS encoding helix-turn-helix transcriptional regulator; this translates as MSRSLLTNETSELDLLDQRPFDQTDFDILKSYEAVVDGLAMLIGSHCEIVLHSLQDLKCSAIRIANGEHTGRKIGSPITDLALRMLHDMTGADSSVSKCYFTRAKSGVLMKSVTIAIRNRDHRVIGLLCINMNLDVPFSQIMNTFIPPETPDVGSSVNFASSVEDLVMQTLEFTIEEVNADRNVSNNAKNRQIVLNLYEKGIFDIKDAINQVADRLNISKHTVYLYIRQFKSGDFSGQDR
- the tusD gene encoding sulfurtransferase complex subunit TusD, which produces MRFALMVTGPAYGTQQASSAYQFALALLEAGHTLSSVFFYREGVNNANALTAPASDEFDLVRAWQRLHDEQQVELHICVAAALRRGVVDDNEAERLALPAANLQAGFSLTGLGALAEAALSCDRVVQF
- the tusC gene encoding sulfurtransferase complex subunit TusC, producing the protein MKRIAFVFTSAPHGSSSGREGLDALLATSAFTDGIGVFFIGDGVFQLLAGQQPDAILARDYIATFKVLPLYDIEQCWLCAASLRERGLGEEAAFVLPAQQLEPEALREQLDEYTVVLTF